The Bos indicus x Bos taurus breed Angus x Brahman F1 hybrid chromosome 11, Bos_hybrid_MaternalHap_v2.0, whole genome shotgun sequence sequence ACTGGAGGCAGCAGCTCCTGCTCAGCAGGGGAGAAGCGGCCCAGCACATAGGCCTGCACTGCGTCCCGGTGGGTCGGCCGCCCGATGCCCACCTGCAGCCGTGGCATTGCCTGTGGGGGAACCAGAGGGGGCCCAAGGAGCTCTGGTGAGAAGGAGTGGTGGGAGCCCTGTGCCAGCCCACCCGACTCAATGCAGGATGGAGGGGCAGACTTACATTGGAGTTGAGGCAGCTCATACAGGAACGGACTCCATTGTGGCCCCTTCAAGGGATAGGAGGGGGCAATTAGTGCTTCCTTGGGTCAGCACCCTTCACCCCATCCACCGCCGAGCCTGGGGTCGGCACCTCTACCCCCACTTGGAGGTCAGCTTCTCTATCCCACCCTGACCAGTTCAGGGCCTCACCTGGCGcttcctcccagcttcagagccACTTTCCCCAGCGGCTTGTCCAGCTCATCGTGTACCAGGTAAACTTCCTCAGCAGTCAGTCCAAACAGCTCCACTTGGCCCAGGGAAACAGTGGCTCCGGTTACTACTGATCTGCCCAGGAAGGTTGTCCTGACTCTGGGCTCCCATGAGGAGAGGCCACAATTAACCCcacttggtggtaaagaacccgcctgccaatgcaggagacataagagacgcgggttcagtccctgggttgggaaaaatgcccccggagaagagcatggcaacccactccagtattccagcctggagaatcccatggacagaggagcctggggggctatagtccatagcatctcaaagagttggatatgaccgagcgactaaaccaccactacatataaagaaactgagattctCAATTTCTCAGTCACCCAAGGCCAGGCAGCAATTGGAGCTCAACAGGTACCTGGAGCTCTAGGTGAACCGATTTGCTGCAGTCCAGAATGCCCCCTCCGGGCCCCTCCACCCTCCCGGGTGGCACACACATGGGGCCCTCAACTTACCCGCCTGGGCCACACTGTGCCCGTTGAGGTTCATGAGCCTCCGTGGCCGGAGCAGGACCAGCTGGGCATCTCCGAGTGAGGCCTGGGCGAGGTCCGCGGCACAGCGCCGGTCGCGTTCCCAGCTCTCCGCCACCCCCAGCCGCCGCGCCAGCTGCCCCAGCACTGCCATGCCCACGCTGTGCCGCGTGCC is a genomic window containing:
- the PTRH1 gene encoding probable peptidyl-tRNA hydrolase isoform X1, which gives rise to MGLPGLSRAGLWLSRAMSRCVLEPRPAGKRWLVAGLGNPGLPGTRHSVGMAVLGQLARRLGVAESWERDRRCAADLAQASLGDAQLVLLRPRRLMNLNGHSVAQAVVTGATVSLGQVELFGLTAEEVYLVHDELDKPLGKVALKLGGSARGHNGVRSCMSCLNSNAMPRLQVGIGRPTHRDAVQAYVLGRFSPAEQELLPPVLERAVDLLLGHIHQRSRESSSGP
- the PTRH1 gene encoding probable peptidyl-tRNA hydrolase isoform X2; its protein translation is MGLPGLSRAGLWLSRAMSRCVLEPRPAGKRWLVAGLGNPGLPGTRHSVGMAVLGQLARRLGVAESWERDRRCAADLAQASLGDAQLVLLRPRRLMNLNGHSVAQAVELFGLTAEEVYLVHDELDKPLGKVALKLGGSARGHNGVRSCMSCLNSNAMPRLQVGIGRPTHRDAVQAYVLGRFSPAEQELLPPVLERAVDLLLGHIHQRSRESSSGP